Proteins encoded in a region of the Desulfovibrio desulfuricans DSM 642 genome:
- the speB gene encoding agmatinase: MCPVNSLQSPRFCGIRTFMRQPAATGETPQADISIIGVPFDNGVSYRPGTRFGPAAIREASTLLKPYSPELDVDVNESFTIADHGDIDTIPGYMEDSFTAITSGLKPFFASKTLPVILGGDHSISLANLRAVHAAHGPVALLHFDAHSDTIPSYYGKPYNHGTPFYWALKEGLILPQHSTQIGIRGPLYSRNALDWPRQQGLRIIMGHEAHAMGPEAVIREALARIGDAPVFLSFDIDFLDAAYAPGTGTPEVEGFTTYEAMTLVRGICSKCRAVGMDLVEVLPDKDVAGITALAGASVVFAFLAAQVAFRSAQPQTTL; encoded by the coding sequence ATGTGTCCGGTCAATTCCCTGCAATCCCCCCGGTTTTGCGGCATCCGCACCTTCATGCGGCAACCGGCGGCAACGGGCGAAACCCCGCAGGCCGATATTTCCATTATCGGCGTTCCCTTTGACAACGGCGTATCATACCGCCCCGGCACCAGATTCGGCCCTGCGGCCATCCGCGAGGCCTCAACCCTGCTCAAGCCATATTCGCCAGAACTTGATGTGGACGTGAACGAGAGCTTCACCATTGCCGACCACGGCGACATCGACACCATACCCGGCTATATGGAAGACAGCTTTACCGCAATCACCAGCGGCCTGAAGCCTTTTTTCGCCTCCAAAACCCTGCCCGTCATTCTGGGCGGCGACCACAGCATCAGCCTGGCAAACCTGCGCGCCGTGCATGCGGCGCATGGGCCAGTGGCCCTGCTCCATTTTGATGCGCACAGCGACACCATACCAAGCTATTACGGCAAGCCCTACAACCATGGCACCCCCTTTTACTGGGCGCTGAAAGAAGGCCTCATCCTGCCGCAGCATTCCACGCAGATCGGCATTCGCGGGCCGCTCTACAGCCGCAACGCCCTTGATTGGCCCCGCCAGCAGGGCCTGCGCATCATCATGGGGCACGAGGCACACGCAATGGGGCCGGAGGCTGTGATACGCGAGGCCCTTGCACGCATTGGCGACGCCCCGGTGTTTCTGAGCTTTGACATTGATTTTCTTGATGCGGCCTATGCCCCAGGCACCGGCACGCCAGAGGTGGAAGGTTTCACCACCTACGAGGCCATGACCCTTGTGCGCGGCATTTGCAGCAAGTGCCGCGCTGTTGGCATGGATCTGGTGGAAGTGCTGCCCGACAAGGACGTGGCGGGCATTACCGCTCTGGCTGGAGCCTCCGTGGTCTTTGCCTTTCTTGCGGCGCAGGTGGCCTTTCGAAGCGCACAGCCCCAAACCACATTATGA
- a CDS encoding amino acid ABC transporter permease: MNECSFILSIMPELLQGAITSVFVAMAAISLGVVLGISVCQMRRSQFWGFKRAAGLYISFMRGIPVLVILFLLFYLPSAVNIEVPSLLVAVLALGLNTSAFQAEIYRGGFNSIPVGQIEAAKALGLSRMRILTRIQLPQVLSLTGPELVNEFIILFKNSSLISVIGVTELMRRSEQLVSTTYKPVEVYLAAAIIYLTLCLIISRLGERLKGKH, from the coding sequence ATGAACGAATGCAGCTTCATCCTTTCCATTATGCCGGAGCTGCTCCAGGGCGCAATAACTTCGGTTTTTGTGGCTATGGCGGCAATCTCGCTGGGTGTTGTGCTCGGCATTTCGGTGTGCCAGATGCGGCGGTCGCAGTTTTGGGGCTTCAAGCGGGCGGCGGGGCTGTACATCAGCTTTATGCGGGGCATTCCCGTGCTGGTGATTTTGTTTCTGCTGTTCTACCTGCCCTCGGCAGTCAATATTGAAGTGCCCTCACTGCTGGTTGCCGTGCTGGCCCTTGGCCTCAATACCAGCGCCTTTCAGGCCGAAATTTATCGCGGCGGCTTCAACTCCATACCCGTGGGGCAGATCGAAGCGGCCAAGGCTCTGGGCCTCAGCCGCATGCGTATTCTCACGCGCATCCAGCTGCCGCAGGTGCTGTCGCTCACAGGGCCGGAGCTGGTCAATGAATTCATCATCCTGTTCAAGAACTCGTCACTTATTTCTGTTATCGGCGTCACAGAACTCATGCGCCGCAGCGAACAGCTTGTGTCCACAACCTACAAGCCTGTGGAAGTGTATCTGGCAGCAGCCATTATCTATCTGACCCTGTGCCTGATTATTTCTCGCCTGGGCGAACGCCTCAAGGGGAAGCACTGA
- a CDS encoding DJ-1/PfpI family protein, which translates to MKKGLTYGIYIYEQVAELDFVAPMQVFAASNQFAGGGRLVTLSCTGQTLCGLGGLRITPDYSLQNAPPLDVLLLPGTAEVSEYAWSDPGILDWVRQQYEKVEYLAAVCTGGLILQKAGLLKGRRATTHWQLMDALESDPEITALPDARYVRDGKIVTSQGVSAGMDMALWLVGQIHDPDHARLVRKILQYDPAPPYTAEV; encoded by the coding sequence ATGAAAAAAGGCCTCACATATGGAATATATATTTATGAACAGGTGGCGGAGCTGGATTTTGTAGCGCCCATGCAGGTTTTTGCGGCATCCAACCAGTTTGCCGGTGGCGGCAGGTTGGTGACGCTGAGCTGCACGGGCCAGACGCTCTGCGGACTGGGCGGTTTGCGCATTACGCCGGACTATAGCTTGCAAAACGCTCCGCCGCTGGATGTGCTGCTGTTGCCCGGCACTGCGGAAGTTTCCGAATACGCCTGGAGCGACCCCGGCATTCTGGATTGGGTGCGCCAGCAATACGAAAAGGTGGAATACCTCGCCGCAGTGTGCACAGGTGGGCTGATCCTGCAAAAGGCCGGCCTGCTCAAGGGCCGCCGGGCCACAACGCACTGGCAGCTCATGGACGCCCTTGAAAGTGACCCGGAAATAACGGCTCTGCCGGATGCGCGTTATGTGCGCGATGGCAAGATCGTCACCTCGCAGGGCGTGTCTGCGGGTATGGACATGGCCCTGTGGCTTGTGGGCCAGATTCATGACCCGGATCACGCCCGCCTAGTGCGCAAAATTTTGCAGTACGATCCGGCCCCGCCGTACACTGCCGAAGTTTAA
- a CDS encoding amino acid ABC transporter permease, with protein MDALTTFLARWQSFLIENGPDFGAALWVTIRISMVAIVCGLALGFAAELGRRICPWLRKPVACYVEFFRGTPLLIQLYLLYYGGPRIGIVLDAEPAGMLGMSLYAAAYFCEIFRAGFESIPEGQREAAHCLGIRPWRRLWRIELPQMAQIVLPPAVNQIITLIKDSAVLSIITVAELTKTATRIMNISFEIVMPLCLLALLYWIVSEAVAVLCGKAEARLTRHLTR; from the coding sequence ATGGACGCCCTCACCACCTTTCTGGCCCGCTGGCAGAGTTTTTTGATTGAGAACGGCCCGGATTTTGGCGCAGCGCTCTGGGTGACCATCCGCATCAGCATGGTCGCCATAGTGTGCGGTCTGGCGCTGGGTTTTGCCGCAGAACTTGGCCGCCGCATCTGCCCCTGGCTGCGCAAGCCCGTTGCCTGCTATGTGGAGTTTTTTCGCGGTACGCCCCTGCTTATCCAGCTCTATCTGCTCTATTACGGCGGCCCCCGAATCGGCATTGTGCTGGATGCGGAACCCGCAGGCATGCTGGGCATGTCGCTCTATGCTGCCGCCTATTTTTGCGAGATCTTCCGCGCCGGATTCGAGTCCATACCCGAGGGCCAGCGCGAGGCGGCGCACTGCCTTGGCATTCGCCCCTGGCGCAGACTGTGGCGCATAGAATTGCCGCAGATGGCCCAGATAGTTCTGCCGCCCGCAGTCAACCAGATCATCACGCTTATCAAGGATTCAGCGGTGCTTTCCATCATCACCGTGGCGGAACTGACCAAGACTGCCACCCGCATCATGAACATCAGCTTTGAAATTGTCATGCCCCTGTGCCTGCTGGCGTTGCTCTACTGGATCGTTTCCGAGGCAGTGGCAGTTTTATGCGGCAAGGCGGAGGCCCGCCTGACCAGGCATTTGACGCGTTAG
- a CDS encoding transporter substrate-binding domain-containing protein, with amino-acid sequence MNMLLKKVVVGAALASSLLMGANTARADLLADIKAKGEIVIGTEARFTPFEFMENGKIVGYSTDLLEVIMKDMPGVKVKRMDIPFQGILPGLSAKKFDYIVTSVTATKERNEHYALSVPVADATVAMLVRSDSPFAKPEDMSGKTVGCQTGSAQIKAIDLLAEKLGGKDKIKVKEYVAFDEAYADLAAGRLDGVAQSYPNLADVIKRRPGVFKILTPPFGPKVYFTWVGRNDADSASLAAFFNDGLRKLITSGKMAELQQKWFGFTMEIPTELPAPVQ; translated from the coding sequence ATGAATATGTTGCTGAAAAAGGTTGTCGTTGGTGCAGCGCTGGCAAGTTCGCTCCTCATGGGCGCCAATACCGCCCGTGCCGACCTGCTTGCGGATATCAAGGCCAAGGGCGAAATCGTCATCGGCACCGAAGCCCGTTTTACGCCGTTTGAATTTATGGAAAACGGCAAAATCGTGGGCTACAGCACCGACCTGCTTGAAGTCATCATGAAGGACATGCCCGGCGTTAAGGTCAAGCGCATGGATATTCCCTTTCAGGGCATTCTGCCCGGCCTGAGCGCCAAAAAATTTGACTATATCGTCACGTCTGTCACCGCCACCAAGGAACGCAACGAACACTACGCCCTGAGCGTGCCCGTAGCTGACGCCACCGTGGCCATGCTGGTACGTTCAGACAGCCCCTTTGCAAAGCCCGAAGACATGAGCGGCAAAACCGTGGGCTGCCAGACCGGCTCCGCCCAGATCAAGGCCATCGACCTGCTTGCCGAAAAACTTGGCGGCAAGGACAAGATCAAGGTCAAGGAATACGTGGCCTTTGACGAAGCATACGCCGACCTTGCCGCAGGACGCCTTGACGGCGTGGCGCAGTCCTATCCCAACCTTGCGGACGTTATCAAACGCCGGCCCGGCGTGTTCAAGATCCTCACCCCGCCCTTCGGCCCCAAGGTCTACTTTACATGGGTGGGCCGCAACGATGCGGACAGTGCAAGCCTTGCGGCTTTCTTTAATGACGGTCTGCGCAAGCTCATCACCAGCGGTAAAATGGCAGAGCTTCAGCAGAAGTGGTTTGGCTTCACCATGGAAATTCCCACAGAGCTGCCCGCTCCCGTTCAATAG
- the speB gene encoding agmatinase, protein MRMPRMDDPTGMDFAVFGIPFDTGSSYRTGSRFGPSAIRHISSMIKPNNVIFEVNILNELTGGDFGDVNIVPGYIEPSYAAITQFMQPLLEAGAVPLGLGGDHAITLAELRAVAAQHGKVSLLHFDSHLDLNESVFGQPYNHGTPFRRALEEGLIDPSTSIQLGMRGSLYDPDDFKIAADLGFKVLPAHIMREMGLPAVIEAIQQRVGDTKVFLTFDIDFVDPAYAPGTGTPEVGGFTSWEVLSMVRALKNLHYVGFDIVEVMPGIDQAELTAYLAANIGFEFLSILAFQKKNGLR, encoded by the coding sequence ATGCGCATGCCACGTATGGACGACCCCACGGGCATGGATTTTGCCGTTTTCGGCATTCCCTTTGATACGGGCAGTTCCTACCGCACGGGTTCGCGCTTCGGGCCTTCGGCTATCCGGCATATTTCAAGCATGATCAAACCCAACAACGTGATCTTCGAGGTCAATATTCTCAACGAGCTGACGGGCGGCGACTTTGGCGACGTCAATATTGTGCCCGGTTACATCGAACCTTCGTACGCCGCCATTACCCAGTTCATGCAGCCCCTGCTTGAAGCCGGGGCAGTGCCGCTGGGCCTTGGCGGCGACCACGCCATCACCCTTGCCGAGCTGCGCGCCGTTGCCGCACAGCACGGCAAGGTAAGCCTGCTGCATTTTGATTCGCACCTGGATCTGAACGAATCCGTATTCGGGCAGCCGTACAACCACGGCACACCCTTTCGGCGTGCGCTGGAAGAAGGCCTCATCGACCCGTCCACCTCTATCCAGCTGGGCATGCGCGGTTCGCTCTATGACCCGGACGACTTCAAGATCGCCGCCGACCTTGGCTTCAAGGTGCTGCCCGCGCACATCATGCGCGAGATGGGCTTGCCCGCGGTTATAGAAGCCATCCAGCAGCGCGTGGGCGACACAAAAGTCTTCCTCACCTTTGATATCGACTTTGTGGATCCTGCCTACGCCCCCGGCACCGGCACGCCAGAGGTCGGCGGCTTTACCTCATGGGAGGTGCTGAGCATGGTACGCGCCCTCAAAAATCTGCACTATGTGGGCTTTGACATTGTGGAAGTCATGCCCGGCATAGATCAGGCAGAGCTGACAGCCTATCTGGCCGCCAACATCGGCTTTGAATTTTTGTCCATCCTCGCATTTCAAAAAAAGAACGGCCTGCGTTAG
- a CDS encoding amino acid ABC transporter ATP-binding protein, producing the protein MKETITPAIRICDVRKRYGQHEVLQGIDMEVMPKEVVCLIGPSGSGKSTLLRCVNFLEVYDEGEILVEGALMGYEVQYNGTRRRASETRIRESRRDLGMVFQHFNLWPHMTVMENVTEALISVAGKSRATAEKKGLECLERVGLAEKRNSYPAQLSGGQQQRVAIARALATEPRIMLFDEPTSALDPELVGDVLQVMRSLANDGMTMLIVTHEMGFAAEVADRVVFMEGGHVVEQGPPDKLFHTPESPRLAAFLKSWTHRNGQVA; encoded by the coding sequence ATGAAAGAAACAATCACCCCTGCCATCAGAATATGCGATGTGCGCAAGCGCTATGGGCAGCACGAGGTGCTTCAGGGCATTGATATGGAAGTCATGCCCAAGGAAGTGGTCTGCCTTATCGGCCCTTCCGGTTCCGGCAAAAGCACCCTGCTGCGCTGCGTCAACTTTCTTGAAGTGTACGACGAGGGCGAAATTCTGGTTGAAGGCGCACTGATGGGCTACGAGGTGCAGTACAACGGCACCCGCCGCCGCGCCAGCGAAACACGCATTCGCGAAAGCAGGCGCGACCTCGGCATGGTGTTTCAGCATTTCAACCTGTGGCCGCACATGACGGTCATGGAAAACGTCACCGAGGCGCTCATTTCCGTTGCTGGCAAAAGCCGCGCCACCGCCGAGAAAAAAGGGCTGGAATGCCTTGAACGCGTGGGCCTTGCCGAAAAGCGCAACAGCTACCCCGCCCAGCTTTCCGGCGGGCAACAACAGCGCGTTGCCATTGCGCGCGCTCTGGCAACGGAGCCGCGCATCATGCTCTTTGACGAACCCACATCAGCCCTCGACCCCGAGCTTGTGGGCGATGTGCTGCAAGTCATGCGCAGCCTGGCCAACGACGGCATGACCATGCTCATAGTGACCCACGAAATGGGCTTTGCCGCTGAGGTGGCGGATCGGGTGGTCTTCATGGAAGGCGGTCACGTTGTGGAGCAAGGGCCGCCGGACAAACTTTTTCATACGCCGGAAAGCCCCCGCCTCGCGGCCTTTCTGAAAAGCTGGACGCACCGCAACGGACAGGTTGCCTAG
- a CDS encoding sulfite exporter TauE/SafE family protein yields the protein MDTPVLVVVLAWFVGGFVSGASGIGGAMIALPLAALFIPIQVVIALSCILNLVMDGAIAAMHFRYCKVRALYPLFAGAIPGSIIGLFILQMVPGSMLQGMTGILLLAFVLWQSRSRVSQTGQESWLKGGLAGFASGVLGSAISFDGPPVGAYGLYAGWTPRIFLGTLGVFFIIRASLTCVLQAGAGLYTPEVLRYAAYGMPATVLGTLCAFPVAKRINPERFRTVLRGIIAAAALVCIWRAWL from the coding sequence ATGGATACTCCTGTTCTTGTAGTTGTGCTCGCCTGGTTTGTGGGCGGCTTTGTTTCAGGTGCAAGCGGCATCGGCGGTGCCATGATCGCCCTACCCCTTGCGGCCCTGTTTATTCCCATTCAGGTTGTCATAGCCCTGAGCTGCATACTTAATCTGGTTATGGACGGCGCGATCGCCGCCATGCATTTTCGGTACTGCAAGGTTCGCGCGCTGTACCCCCTGTTTGCCGGGGCCATCCCCGGCTCCATCATCGGTCTTTTCATTCTCCAGATGGTTCCTGGCAGCATGCTCCAGGGCATGACCGGCATACTCCTGCTGGCATTTGTGCTTTGGCAGAGCCGCTCGCGCGTAAGCCAGACCGGGCAGGAATCCTGGCTCAAAGGCGGGCTTGCGGGCTTTGCCTCGGGCGTGCTGGGGTCGGCCATCTCGTTTGACGGCCCCCCTGTGGGAGCCTACGGCCTTTATGCCGGGTGGACTCCACGGATATTTCTCGGCACGCTGGGCGTTTTTTTTATCATCAGGGCTTCGCTGACCTGCGTTCTCCAGGCCGGGGCGGGGTTATACACACCCGAAGTGCTACGCTACGCCGCATACGGCATGCCTGCCACGGTGCTGGGCACGCTGTGCGCTTTCCCTGTGGCGAAAAGAATCAATCCTGAACGCTTCCGCACCGTGCTGCGCGGCATCATTGCCGCTGCGGCTCTCGTCTGCATCTGGCGGGCATGGTTATAG
- a CDS encoding DUF1989 domain-containing protein, whose protein sequence is MSEYTTIPGRCGDAAIVRAGERIKIVNITGEQVVDTWAFNLRNPQEYMSMQHMRPDLNKGIPGPGDRLVTNCRRPVLTMLEDTSNGAHDTFMAACDIYRYMALGVQGYHANCTDNMYAALRKLGIQVDFCPCPLNLWMNTPIVDNKAHWLPPLSKAGDYVVLEAHFDCVVVMSACPQDILPINGKNCVPSDIKYKVYAA, encoded by the coding sequence ATGAGCGAATACACCACCATTCCCGGCCGCTGCGGCGATGCCGCCATTGTGCGCGCCGGGGAACGCATCAAGATCGTCAACATCACGGGGGAGCAGGTGGTGGACACCTGGGCCTTCAACCTGCGCAACCCACAGGAATATATGTCCATGCAGCACATGCGGCCCGACCTCAACAAGGGCATTCCCGGCCCGGGCGACAGGCTGGTGACCAACTGCCGCCGCCCGGTGCTCACCATGCTGGAAGACACCAGCAACGGCGCGCACGACACCTTTATGGCCGCCTGCGACATCTACCGCTACATGGCCCTTGGCGTGCAGGGCTACCACGCCAACTGCACGGACAACATGTATGCGGCCCTGCGCAAACTGGGCATACAGGTGGATTTTTGCCCCTGCCCGCTGAACCTGTGGATGAACACCCCCATTGTGGACAACAAGGCCCACTGGCTGCCGCCCCTGAGCAAGGCGGGCGACTACGTGGTGCTTGAAGCCCATTTTGACTGCGTGGTGGTCATGTCGGCCTGCCCGCAGGATATTCTGCCCATCAACGGTAAAAACTGCGTGCCTTCTGACATCAAATACAAGGTCTACGCGGCCTGA
- a CDS encoding bifunctional diguanylate cyclase/phosphodiesterase — protein sequence MPIAEQSTREKNGALCNCNRRMLAITAASLLFLLTIIWSATLWDIARSEKEVQSTVEITTRTLARALSEHMLSTIKRLELAIKELDAAWTPDQNDIRTEAERLKKIIGDLALQISIVEPNGLVAYSTLPHIAGISIADREHFSVHLTPPWREIHVGKPVLGRVSGKWTIQFSSPIVRQDKLVGVIVISVEPDYFASFFRSLGLDAQDSIDVIRSDGALLVRSTGAGLIYGHIISGTAYLNANSPISGNFRRPSQIDGIERIFGYYKIGQYGLTFVVGSAVGNAFAPFEQIRTATLCAAALVSALLVALAFLAYDSLRRRDEAEKQLELTGQVFDFTGEAICITDRETNILAVNESFCRLTGFSQPEIIGKTPRVLASGRHGPEFYKHMWDQLFSNGWWEGEIWNKKKDGTFYLEWLNIKAVRNLRGAITNYIGVFADIKKIAVTQRRIEFLATHDELTQLPNRAVFCDRLQKALDCYPPTSCQFAVAFIDIDDFKIVNDSIGHAAGDSLLKEMAIRLTTAAGADAVVSRFGGDEFTLLLENVDDAKAAATAQRIIESLRQPISVCGFEIYAGVSIGIAVYPQHGSDISTLLQNADIAMYHAKGQGKNTFSFFNDELQIKAAIQLQIESGLPRAITENELVLHYQPQVELDSGRIIGLEALVRWQHPNDGLLFPGKFIPQAEKTRLIDKLGEWVADRAAAQIEQWRAAGLNPPKVSINISPSQFLRGAALPMIERILNKYSIPPYLLAIELTESALMTDPKEARRALGKFRDMGLEISIDDFGTGFSSLSSLRHYPINRLKIDQSFVRDLDEAPDACAITQTVIDLAKYLGIASIAEGIENEGQFTKIKMMGCNIGQGFFFAKALSVEELEKRGFVSTGPAIITRDQ from the coding sequence ATGCCCATAGCAGAGCAAAGCACCAGAGAGAAGAACGGCGCGTTATGCAACTGCAACAGGCGCATGCTTGCCATCACGGCGGCGTCCCTTCTTTTTCTGCTGACGATCATCTGGTCGGCAACCCTGTGGGACATTGCGCGCTCAGAAAAAGAAGTTCAGTCTACCGTTGAAATCACCACCCGCACCCTGGCCCGCGCCCTGAGCGAGCACATGCTGTCCACAATCAAGCGCCTTGAGCTTGCCATCAAGGAACTGGATGCAGCATGGACTCCTGACCAAAATGATATCCGCACAGAAGCAGAGCGGCTGAAAAAAATTATCGGCGATCTGGCGCTGCAAATTTCCATAGTTGAACCCAACGGCCTTGTTGCCTATTCAACCCTGCCGCACATTGCGGGCATAAGCATAGCCGACAGAGAACACTTTAGCGTGCACCTCACCCCGCCCTGGCGGGAAATTCATGTTGGCAAGCCAGTTTTGGGCCGCGTTTCCGGCAAATGGACCATCCAGTTTTCGAGCCCCATTGTCCGGCAAGACAAACTTGTCGGCGTCATTGTTATTTCTGTTGAGCCAGACTACTTTGCCTCATTTTTTCGCAGCCTTGGCCTTGATGCGCAAGATTCCATCGATGTCATCCGCTCTGACGGCGCACTGCTTGTGCGCTCCACAGGAGCGGGCCTCATCTACGGGCATATCATCAGCGGCACAGCCTATCTGAATGCAAACTCCCCCATCAGCGGCAACTTTCGCCGCCCTTCGCAGATTGACGGCATCGAACGGATATTCGGCTATTACAAGATTGGCCAGTATGGGCTGACCTTTGTGGTGGGCAGCGCGGTGGGCAACGCCTTTGCGCCTTTTGAACAGATACGCACCGCCACACTGTGCGCGGCGGCGCTGGTATCTGCCCTGCTGGTGGCACTGGCCTTTCTTGCCTACGACAGCCTGCGCCGCCGCGATGAAGCCGAAAAACAGCTGGAACTTACGGGGCAGGTATTTGATTTCACTGGTGAGGCCATCTGCATAACAGACCGCGAAACAAACATCCTGGCAGTCAACGAATCGTTCTGCCGCCTCACGGGTTTTTCGCAGCCGGAAATTATCGGCAAGACCCCGCGTGTGCTGGCCTCAGGCCGTCACGGGCCGGAATTTTACAAGCACATGTGGGATCAGCTGTTTTCCAACGGCTGGTGGGAAGGCGAAATCTGGAACAAAAAGAAGGATGGCACCTTTTACCTTGAATGGCTGAACATCAAGGCTGTGCGCAATCTGCGCGGGGCCATAACCAACTATATCGGCGTGTTTGCCGACATCAAAAAAATCGCCGTAACCCAAAGACGCATTGAGTTTCTGGCCACGCACGATGAACTGACACAGCTGCCCAACCGTGCCGTGTTTTGCGACCGCCTGCAAAAAGCGCTGGATTGCTACCCGCCCACCAGTTGCCAGTTTGCTGTTGCCTTTATCGACATTGATGATTTTAAAATAGTCAATGATTCCATCGGGCATGCGGCGGGCGACAGCCTGCTTAAAGAAATGGCTATCCGCCTCACCACCGCGGCTGGCGCGGATGCCGTTGTTTCACGCTTTGGCGGCGATGAATTTACCCTGCTGCTGGAAAATGTGGACGACGCCAAGGCTGCGGCCACTGCGCAGCGCATCATTGAATCGTTGCGCCAGCCCATTTCCGTATGCGGCTTTGAAATCTACGCCGGGGTCAGCATTGGCATAGCCGTGTACCCGCAGCACGGCAGCGACATAAGCACGCTTTTGCAAAATGCCGATATTGCCATGTACCATGCCAAGGGGCAGGGCAAAAATACTTTCAGCTTCTTTAATGACGAGTTGCAGATCAAGGCGGCCATCCAGCTGCAGATAGAAAGCGGTTTGCCGCGCGCCATTACAGAAAATGAGCTGGTTTTGCACTACCAGCCACAGGTGGAACTGGATTCCGGGCGCATAATCGGGCTTGAAGCCCTGGTGCGCTGGCAACACCCCAATGACGGGCTGCTGTTCCCCGGCAAGTTCATTCCCCAGGCGGAAAAAACACGCCTTATCGACAAACTGGGCGAATGGGTTGCCGACAGGGCTGCTGCGCAGATCGAGCAATGGCGCGCCGCAGGGCTCAACCCGCCCAAGGTTTCCATAAATATTTCACCATCACAGTTTTTGCGTGGCGCGGCCTTGCCCATGATTGAGCGTATCCTCAACAAATATTCCATCCCGCCGTATCTGCTTGCCATTGAGCTGACGGAAAGCGCCCTTATGACCGACCCCAAGGAGGCTCGCCGCGCTCTGGGCAAGTTCCGCGATATGGGGCTGGAAATTTCCATTGATGATTTTGGCACCGGCTTTTCTTCGCTGTCGTCCCTGCGCCACTACCCCATCAACAGGCTCAAGATCGATCAGTCTTTTGTGCGGGATCTGGACGAGGCCCCGGATGCCTGCGCCATCACGCAGACGGTCATTGATCTGGCAAAATATCTGGGCATAGCATCCATTGCGGAAGGCATTGAAAACGAAGGGCAATTCACCAAAATCAAAATGATGGGCTGCAATATCGGGCAGGGATTCTTTTTCGCAAAGGCGCTTTCCGTGGAAGAGCTGGAAAAAAGAGGATTCGTCAGCACCGGGCCGGCAATTATCACGCGCGACCAGTAG
- a CDS encoding GGDEF domain-containing protein: MIDLLSNFDAFTMAVLVAALYFSLSSVLVYTYLYRRTYPGFGSMTLGLVSWSVGLFLNYFRPFDLMLSLYTSGVLMLLSGVFLFRGLLLYGGVRPKRRMAVNYGVFAVVSAVIAYYMFVDFDTCTRVSVFSLGMAFMFLRIGFEPYVVKGWKRHATQSLLSVMFVILGAVFVLRAYKAFNAVQCLPSGPDEMAKALLLMAMFIASILTFSIIAMTFARMEAELRVANEELQDMSETDSLTSLANRRKFDAAYESEWKRAVRGRLGMAIVILDVDDFKNYNDQYGHQEGDECLRKLAQVLQAHARRATDVAARYGGEEFALILPGMGATEAFALAEEVVRAFAQMCIEHATGRHGNVVTVSAGVAVLEPTGKKNRRELLRAADAALYAAKARGKNTVMHSAGAEGATGRA; the protein is encoded by the coding sequence ATGATTGATCTTTTGAGCAACTTTGATGCCTTCACCATGGCAGTTCTCGTGGCGGCTCTCTATTTCTCGCTGTCTTCCGTGCTTGTGTACACGTACCTGTACCGCCGAACCTATCCTGGGTTCGGAAGTATGACGCTCGGGCTGGTTTCCTGGTCTGTAGGGCTGTTTCTTAACTACTTCCGTCCCTTTGATCTGATGCTTTCCCTCTACACTAGCGGAGTGCTGATGCTGCTCTCCGGGGTTTTTCTGTTCCGTGGCCTGTTGCTGTACGGCGGTGTCAGGCCAAAGCGTCGCATGGCAGTAAATTATGGTGTTTTTGCGGTTGTTTCAGCCGTGATAGCCTACTATATGTTTGTTGATTTCGACACCTGCACAAGAGTTTCCGTATTTTCCCTTGGCATGGCTTTCATGTTTCTCCGCATCGGGTTTGAACCGTATGTGGTCAAGGGCTGGAAACGGCATGCGACGCAATCCCTGCTGTCGGTGATGTTTGTTATCCTTGGGGCGGTGTTTGTGCTGCGCGCGTACAAGGCCTTCAACGCTGTGCAGTGCCTTCCCTCCGGGCCGGATGAGATGGCCAAGGCCCTGTTGCTCATGGCAATGTTCATTGCGTCAATTTTGACTTTTAGCATCATCGCCATGACATTTGCCAGAATGGAAGCGGAACTGCGGGTCGCCAACGAAGAACTTCAGGATATGTCGGAGACTGACTCCCTCACCAGCCTTGCCAATAGGCGCAAGTTTGATGCCGCGTATGAGAGCGAATGGAAGCGGGCCGTGCGTGGGCGGCTTGGCATGGCCATTGTGATTCTGGATGTTGACGACTTCAAGAACTACAATGACCAGTACGGCCATCAGGAAGGCGATGAGTGTCTGCGCAAGCTGGCGCAGGTTCTGCAAGCGCATGCCCGGCGCGCTACGGATGTAGCCGCCCGTTATGGCGGGGAGGAGTTTGCCCTGATTCTGCCCGGCATGGGGGCTACAGAGGCGTTTGCCCTGGCGGAGGAAGTGGTGCGGGCTTTTGCACAGATGTGCATTGAGCATGCCACTGGCAGGCATGGCAATGTGGTCACCGTGAGCGCCGGAGTTGCGGTGCTGGAACCCACGGGAAAGAAAAACAGGCGTGAGCTGCTGCGCGCGGCAGATGCCGCCCTGTACGCCGCGAAGGCCAGGGGCAAGAATACAGTGATGCACTCCGCCGGAGCGGAGGGGGCTACTGGTCGCGCGTGA